GACCTGCTCTCCTAGCTCAAGAACAGGATTTTAACAGCGATTGCCGCCATGATGATGGTGTAGAACCATTTCAGGAAGATGGATGGCAAGACTTTCATCAAACGTGCACCCAAGGCCCCACCAGCAAAAGCACCCGGAACCATGATCATGGTCATGATCAATGGTGTTTCCCAATCAATCAAACCTGCACTTGTGCCGTGGATAAAGGCAACAAGCGCCCCCATGGCAGAAGCCCAAAAGACCACAACTGAACTGTTGGCAATAGCATTTTGAATGGCTTGTTTCTTAAAGAAGCGCTGAAGGGGAACAGCCAGAACGCCACCACTGATACCCAAAATACCACTGATCAAACCAATGGGCAGACCTAAGAAAACATCTTTGAGGTTGATGCCAAACGGGCCGTCTTTGGCCTCTTCTTTGTCCTCATTAAGCAGGTCGTCAATATAGCTGTCATCATCACCTTCATGAATGACTTCTACTTCATCAACGGTTTTATCACCTGATTTAACCAAAATATTATCTGGGACAGCGGCGAAAATTTCATGCAGGCCTTTTAAGGTCATGGTCAGGGCAAAGGCACCGAGCAAGAAGGCAATGCCGCCATCACCAATATAGTTACCGATAAAGTAACCGCCGACCATACCAATGACCGCCCATGGCAGGAGCTTTTTGACCGTATCCCACATGACAAGACCGGACTTGATATTACGATGTGCAGCGGCACCAAAGATAAACAGGTTGGTCAGATAGGCCACAGGGCGAATGAGGTAAATCCCATAGCCAAAGACAATCATCATACCCGCAACATGAAGGATACCACCGCCCATGGTCATCATCCCGCTGATCAGGCCTGCGCCTAAACCAAGCAGGGCAAGGCCGACAATATCTTTAAGCGGGAAGCCTAAAATACGTGTGCCACCAAGATGCTCCAGATCGGTCATGGCGTGGTTCACACCATTTGCCACCACATTCATACCAAATGTATTATTGTTGCTTTGTGTATTTGGGTTAACTGTTGCGCCCTGTTGGGCTTGAGTGGCAGCCGTGATTTGCCACCATGCATTTGAGGTCACAGAACCATTATTGGCCACTTGTTGTTTTGGCTTCCACGCCGCAGGGGCTGCGGCTGCGTTTGCGCCCAAGTCTTGACCGACTTTAAAGTTTACCACATCAGCAAAATGGGTCATGACCACATAAGTTGGGATCATAAAGCCATCAATCACGCCATTTTTACCGTTAAAGGCCAAATTCACACCAACGATTTCGCCCCGGCGGTTAACCAAAGGACCACCTGTTTGGTGCCAAGAAAAGACAGCATCTGTTGCCGCCAAAGCCTTCATCGGCTTGCCCGCCACATTTAGCGTTGTATCAAGGGTTTGCAGCTGACCTTGATTGATCACCACATTGCCGCTGCGTGTCTGACCCAAGGCAATCACAGGTGATTTCACTTCAAGGTTAGAGGCGTTAGCCAAGGTGAAATATTGGAAACGTTTTTTCGAAATAATCTTCAAAATAGCCAGATTATGATTGGCGTTGGTTTCAATCACTTCAGCTTTAAAAGGCTTGATGCCTTCAGCCGTGCGCACATAAACATAAAGCTGATCAAGGTTTTGAAGCGGATGAAGAACAGTGAGCACATGGCCTTGCGGGCTGACAAGGGAGCCTGAGGCCATCAATGGCATGTTCGGCAATGCCCCACTGATACCCACAATGCCCGGTGCCAAAGCACTGGCAATTTTATCTGGCGCACCTGCGGCATCACGCAGAAGAAATTCTGAAAGGCCTAGGTGTTTATGCTTTTCAAAATGGGTATCTTCTTTATAGCCATTCAGGATGATAAAGCCCCAAACGAAGGTCAAGATGACCATCGCCAAAAAGCCAATCGCCAAACCTTGCCACGGGCTGCTACAGAACCCTTTGGCACCAAATAAAGTTGGTTTTTTAATTACTTCTTCGTTCTCGCTCATATCACTCTCAACCTAATGGCTGTTTGTTCTTAACATTTGTTCATTCACTTTGGCCGTTTAAGCCAGCCCACCTTCAGGGGCTTCGATTAAAGAAGCCGCATCATCACTGTCTTGAGCCGCATTGGCATTTTTTTCATGTGCCTCAGCCTTAACCTGAATGGCACCGATGCGACTGACCGTATGGATGATGGTTTCTTTAACCTTATTGGCAATGGCTGTGGCCTCACTCACCGTGGCATTTTCATCCACACCAACGGTGATTTCAGCAGAAATATTCTGACCGATATGGCGGGTCCGCATATGTTTGATCTCGCGCACACCTTCAACACCCAAGATCAGGTTTTGCAGGATTTTGCGTTTTGGCATATCGATCTGGCGATCCATCAAACCCATGACAGAATCTTTAAACACATGGCTGCCCAAATAAAGAAGGTGCAGGGTTTCAACCACCGCAACCAACGTATCGACCCATGGCATGTCAAGATAATGCGCGCCCACAATACCCACAGCCACCGCACTGGATGAAATCGCATCGGCGTGATGGTGTTGGGATAAGGTCTTAATCAGCGGGCTGTTGCTTTGGGTGGCCGCACATTTTGAATAGGCATACATCACCACATTAACCACGGCACACAAGATCGCCGTCCAAAGGGCAATGAGGTGTGGGGCTTGGTGGGTGCTATCGCCAAACAGCATGGAAACGGCATAAACCAGCAAGAAACCGGTCACAATCAGGAAGATCACACTAACGAAAAGCGATAGTACGAACTCGATCTTGCCATGCCCGTAAGGGTGTTCTTTATCAAGGGATTGCTCAGAAACCTTACCGCCCACGATGACGAGAAGGGAGCTAACCACATCTTTAAAGGAATAAAGGGAATCGGCCAACAGGGCGTGAGAGCCAGAGACCAGCCCGACAAACGCCTTCAAAAAGGTTAAAACGGTGTTGGTCACCAAGCCGACCCAACCAATGGTCTTGATGCATTTACCGCACTTTTCGTATTTCATTCCCTACACTTCCTAAGCTTTATAAGGTCACTTAAAGACCCAAACTAAAAAACCAACCCTTATTTAGGGTGATATTCAATCTGGGCCTTGTTCTTCTTCTTCATGGTGATACGCGCCACACTAAACAGCGCGACCACAAAACCACTAAAAAATGACAAAGCTATTACCAAGATCATCGGCACTGGCACCGGCGCCATAAAGATAAAATCAATTATCACAGGCTCGATGTTTTGCAATGCAAACAACAAGATAGCAATCGCTATGATCAAATATATGATCAGTTTTGCCACGTTCTATTTCTCCAAATGACCTGCGTTAGGCAGTGTTTTTACGAATTAATTATCCGTAACGCTGCCCAGTTGGTCCCAATATTGTGGCGGTAGTTCTTGCGCCAATTTAAGAGCGCCAGCAGCCACCGCATACGTCGGATCAGACACACGAGAAACCTGCACATCACCAAAGCTGACTAGACGTTCTGCGATCATCTTGTCCAAGCCCTGAATGCGTGAACCACCACCTGCAAGGAAGATATTGTTCAACATCGTGCCTTGATCTTCTGGTGAACAGGTCTGAATGAGTTTTTCCACACCTTCGATGATACCCGGTACAATCATTTCACAAGCTGTGCTGATTTCCTTGGTAATATCAAACTGTGCAGGCTTACCATCTACACGCAGGTCTGCCATTACAGGGGCGTCTACAGCGCCAACAAAACCGTGCTTTTCCTTAATCGCCTGCGCCATATGAATATTCATCTGAACTTCAGGGTGAGATTTAAGGATCAATTCTTCGATTTGCTCATCAACAAAGTTACCTGCCTTATTGATGGTGATCTGAGATTTCTGGCCCGGCATTGCCCCTTTAAGCGCGCAGATATCAACCGTACCCGCCCCGATATCAATCACAAGGCTGTTGACCAGTGAACCGCGACCATAAGCCACAAGGAAAGGCTCTGAAATCACCTGAACCGTATCGGCGAAATCTTCAAAGACCTGAACCATCAAATCTTTGTTTGTGTTAGATGCACGTGCTGGCACACCCACGATCACGGCAACTTCATCACCATCTTTGGCAATAGAGTTGATCGTGTGATCCACAAAATCACGCGCCACTTCCATGTCACGCTCAACATATTCGCGCAATACACCATCTTTCAACGGGCTGCGCAGATCAACGAAAGAGCGTTTTTCAAAAGCGGCATCACCAACCACATACGGCTCACCCAGCAGTTTCACACCGATCATGTCTTTAGGATAGCCCACGACAGAACGAAAAACCTGTTGATGCCCACGGTTTGACATTACAGCAGTATAGGACGTGCCAAAATCAAAGCCGATCAACAACGGTGTCTCTTCACCATCAGTGGTAGATGTTTCGTTGCCGACTGCCCAGCTATCGTTAGTACTGCTCATAATTTCAAACCTTTACAAAATCCTGTTATTGTTGCGGAGTGCTCTGGCTTTCTTTTTCCGACTTCATTTCAGTCGCGACAGCTGCGTCGATATCTTCGTCCACAGATGTATCTTTATTTGCCGAGAGCTTGTTTTCTACATATCCACGCAAATCATTAAAGCCTTCGCTCACGCCGCCAACCATTTCTTTAAAGCTGGTTTTGGCATGGGGAAGAACATTTTTTTGCGCAGATGAACTGCTGTTGATAATTGCTTCTAAACCATCACCCAAAACGTTGATTACACCATTCACAAGGTCCTCAACCGGAATATCTTGTGCATTTGGCGCATCAGCTTTTTGCGAATCACTATCAGATTCATCGATAGATTGATCAGAAGCAGCTTTCGGATCTGCTTTTGGTTTCTCTTCAACTGTCTTATCAGCTGCCTTTTCCGCTTTAGGCTTTGCTGCTGCTTTTGGCGCAGTTTTTGGCGCAGATGCTGGCTTATCGGCTGTTTCAGCCTCTTCTTTTACCACAGCTTCTGGCTTAGTTTCTGTTGATTTCGTAACCATAAGTCATTTCCTTTTTTTTGAAATCCAGCCTTAGCTGAACCCCCATGCTTGATACCAGTTAGACGGATTTTTGTCTAACATAATTCATGTTCAATCCTTTGAAGATGTGGGCTTTTTGATTCCGTCGACAAATCCGTTAACAGCACCTGATCCGGCATTTTTAAGCCGGCTTGCACCATCTTTAACCGATTGCACACCGTAACCAACACCTTGCGCGACCCCTTTGCCCGCACAAGCCCCTGCATCAACAATGGCCTCTACCCCACTTCCCAGTGCATCAACCGTGCCCCGGGCAATGTTCTCTACTAATATCTCATCATCATCTAATCGGCGTGTTGGCTGCTCACCAATACTGGCGACAGCTCCTTTTGCCGTATCAACAACCAGCTCCACCCCATCACCCAACACATTGATGATGCCGCTTGCCACACCTTCAACTGCGATTTCTTTTGGGCTTACA
The sequence above is a segment of the Candidatus Terasakiella magnetica genome. Coding sequences within it:
- a CDS encoding TSUP family transporter; the protein is MSENEEVIKKPTLFGAKGFCSSPWQGLAIGFLAMVILTFVWGFIILNGYKEDTHFEKHKHLGLSEFLLRDAAGAPDKIASALAPGIVGISGALPNMPLMASGSLVSPQGHVLTVLHPLQNLDQLYVYVRTAEGIKPFKAEVIETNANHNLAILKIISKKRFQYFTLANASNLEVKSPVIALGQTRSGNVVINQGQLQTLDTTLNVAGKPMKALAATDAVFSWHQTGGPLVNRRGEIVGVNLAFNGKNGVIDGFMIPTYVVMTHFADVVNFKVGQDLGANAAAAPAAWKPKQQVANNGSVTSNAWWQITAATQAQQGATVNPNTQSNNNTFGMNVVANGVNHAMTDLEHLGGTRILGFPLKDIVGLALLGLGAGLISGMMTMGGGILHVAGMMIVFGYGIYLIRPVAYLTNLFIFGAAAHRNIKSGLVMWDTVKKLLPWAVIGMVGGYFIGNYIGDGGIAFLLGAFALTMTLKGLHEIFAAVPDNILVKSGDKTVDEVEVIHEGDDDSYIDDLLNEDKEEAKDGPFGINLKDVFLGLPIGLISGILGISGGVLAVPLQRFFKKQAIQNAIANSSVVVFWASAMGALVAFIHGTSAGLIDWETPLIMTMIMVPGAFAGGALGARLMKVLPSIFLKWFYTIIMAAIAVKILFLS
- the mamM gene encoding magnetosome biogenesis CDF transporter MamM, yielding MKYEKCGKCIKTIGWVGLVTNTVLTFLKAFVGLVSGSHALLADSLYSFKDVVSSLLVIVGGKVSEQSLDKEHPYGHGKIEFVLSLFVSVIFLIVTGFLLVYAVSMLFGDSTHQAPHLIALWTAILCAVVNVVMYAYSKCAATQSNSPLIKTLSQHHHADAISSSAVAVGIVGAHYLDMPWVDTLVAVVETLHLLYLGSHVFKDSVMGLMDRQIDMPKRKILQNLILGVEGVREIKHMRTRHIGQNISAEITVGVDENATVSEATAIANKVKETIIHTVSRIGAIQVKAEAHEKNANAAQDSDDAASLIEAPEGGLA
- a CDS encoding LapA family protein; protein product: MAKLIIYLIIAIAILLFALQNIEPVIIDFIFMAPVPVPMILVIALSFFSGFVVALFSVARITMKKKNKAQIEYHPK
- the mamK gene encoding MamK family actin-like protein codes for the protein MSSTNDSWAVGNETSTTDGEETPLLIGFDFGTSYTAVMSNRGHQQVFRSVVGYPKDMIGVKLLGEPYVVGDAAFEKRSFVDLRSPLKDGVLREYVERDMEVARDFVDHTINSIAKDGDEVAVIVGVPARASNTNKDLMVQVFEDFADTVQVISEPFLVAYGRGSLVNSLVIDIGAGTVDICALKGAMPGQKSQITINKAGNFVDEQIEELILKSHPEVQMNIHMAQAIKEKHGFVGAVDAPVMADLRVDGKPAQFDITKEISTACEMIVPGIIEGVEKLIQTCSPEDQGTMLNNIFLAGGGSRIQGLDKMIAERLVSFGDVQVSRVSDPTYAVAAGALKLAQELPPQYWDQLGSVTDN